One window of the Colletotrichum destructivum chromosome 4, complete sequence genome contains the following:
- a CDS encoding Putative GNAT domain, acyl-CoA N-acyltransferase: protein MGLTVLPALIPDIPKVYDAYFGAFKGSVILDILFPTGIDEAFREGHTKHTVDYWHKTNTQYTIKCVDAETGEIVGMALWDVFLKERTPEEYQSPGAVWLQGEQRARADELITPLNEAKEKIWGGRRYVYCHIIAVKPEHQRRGAGALLTKWGLDMAELAGLPVYLESSEEAFALYKRLGFEVLKEKIVHRAGLVGAEKDVEVPLMVKMPSAAKGLGFEEWRARGYPPFE from the exons ATGGGCCTCACCGTCCTACCCGCTTTAATCCCCGACATCCCCAAGGTATACGATGCCTACTTTGGGGCTTTCAAGGGGTCGGTgatcctcgacatcctcttTCCCACGGGCATTGACGAGGCCTTCCGCGAGGGGCACACAAAGCACACTGTCGACTACTGGCACAAGACGAACACTCAATACACCATCAAGtgcgtcgacgccgagacgggGGAGATCGTCGGCATGGCCCTGTGGGATGTCTTCCTCAAGGAGCGTACTCCGGAAGAATACCAGAGTCCCGGCGCCGTCTGGCTCCAGGGTGAACAGAGAGCCAGGGCTGACGAGTTGATCACCCCTCTCAATGAAGCCAAAGAAAAGATTTGGGGCGGCCGAAGATACGTTT ACTGTCATATTATTGCAGTGAAGCCTGAACACCAAAGACGAGGTGCCGGCGCTCTTTTGACAAAATGGGGTCTCGACATGGCCGAGCTGGCGGGGCTTCCCGTCTACCTCGAGTCGTCCGAGGAGGCTTTCGCACTTTACAAGCGGCTGGGTTTTGAGGTGCTCAAGGAAAAGATTGTGCACCGCGCAGGGCTGGTTGGCGCCGAAAAGGATGTCGAAGTCCCTCTGATGGTGAAAATGCCAtccgccgccaagggcctGGGTTTTGAGGAGTGGCGTGCTCGAGGATACCCGCCTTTCGAGTGA